A region from the Methanothermobacter sp. genome encodes:
- a CDS encoding biotin--[acetyl-CoA-carboxylase] ligase, with translation MEDYNDPCEVEVKTRYIGHEVKCFDEVDSTNNVAKRMAEDGAPEGTVVIARTQSRGRGRRGKPWISPQGGIWMSIILRPEVHPSTAPLLTLVTGVAVARTLKEECGLDVGIKWPNDILIGDKKVCGILTEAHARFNNLEYVIVGVGIDTNVDISRFPEDLRKGATSIKNELQRDIKSSELISRFLKKFEEVYDSFKEGRMDEILREWRRMSKTIGRRVEIRKQLGEVVHGEAIGINSEGALILELDDGTLRKIISGECIHL, from the coding sequence ATGGAAGATTATAATGATCCATGCGAAGTTGAGGTAAAAACCAGGTACATAGGGCATGAAGTGAAATGCTTCGATGAGGTGGACTCCACCAACAACGTGGCCAAGAGGATGGCAGAGGATGGCGCCCCGGAGGGTACAGTTGTTATTGCAAGGACCCAGTCCCGTGGAAGGGGTAGGAGGGGTAAACCCTGGATATCACCCCAGGGCGGCATATGGATGTCCATAATACTCAGACCAGAGGTTCACCCATCAACGGCTCCACTCCTAACACTGGTAACCGGTGTTGCAGTTGCCAGGACACTGAAGGAAGAATGTGGCCTGGACGTGGGAATAAAGTGGCCCAATGACATACTCATCGGAGATAAAAAGGTATGCGGAATACTAACAGAGGCCCACGCAAGGTTCAACAACCTTGAATATGTGATTGTAGGTGTTGGAATCGACACCAACGTGGACATCAGCCGTTTCCCAGAGGACCTCAGGAAGGGGGCAACCTCCATTAAGAATGAACTCCAGAGGGACATAAAATCCAGTGAACTGATATCAAGATTCCTTAAAAAGTTTGAGGAAGTCTATGATTCCTTCAAGGAGGGTAGAATGGATGAAATTCTAAGAGAATGGAGGAGGATGTCAAAGACCATCGGCAGACGTGTTGAAATAAGGAAGCAACTTGGTGAAGTTGTCCATGGTGAGGCCATCGGCATCAACAGTGAGGGTGCCCTCATACTGGAACTGGATGATGGAACTCTCCGCAAAATAATATCCGGTGAGTGCATACACCTCTGA
- a CDS encoding acetyl-CoA carboxylase biotin carboxylase subunit yields MFSKILVANRGEIAIRVMRACRELGIKSVAVYSEADKNALFTRYADEAYEIGKPSPSQSYLRIDRIIDVAEKSGAEAIHPGYGFLAENPKLGEECEKHGIKLIGPKSSVIEAMGDKIRSKKLMKKAGVPVIPGTDKGVSDPDEAAEIADSIGYPVIIKASAGGGGIGMRTVYEEDELIRAMESTQSVAASAFGDPTVYIEKYLEKPRHIEFQVMADEHGNIIHLADRECSIQRRHQKLVEEAPSPIMTPELRERMGSAAVKAAEYIGYENAGTVEFLYSNGDFYFLEMNTRIQVEHPITEVITGVDLVKEQIRVASGEELSCRQEDITIRGHAIECRINAEDPLSDFAPNPGKITGYRSPGGIGVRVDSGVYMNYEIPPFYDSMISKLIVWGMDRQEAISRMQRALSEYIILGVRTTIPFHKAIMKNEAFQRGELHTHFVDEYRRGIDAEMQKIVKEDHEMVERLHSTFLPSKKVAAISAAIGAYMHSRRG; encoded by the coding sequence ATGTTCAGCAAAATCCTCGTTGCAAACCGTGGTGAAATAGCAATAAGAGTTATGCGCGCATGCAGAGAGCTCGGGATAAAAAGCGTGGCTGTTTACTCCGAAGCCGATAAGAATGCGCTCTTTACAAGGTACGCCGATGAGGCATACGAAATAGGTAAACCATCCCCATCCCAGAGCTACCTGAGAATAGACAGGATAATCGATGTGGCTGAGAAAAGCGGTGCCGAGGCCATCCATCCAGGCTACGGTTTCCTAGCAGAGAACCCTAAGCTTGGGGAGGAGTGTGAGAAACACGGAATCAAACTTATAGGTCCCAAAAGTTCAGTCATCGAGGCCATGGGGGATAAAATAAGATCAAAGAAGCTCATGAAGAAGGCCGGGGTCCCTGTCATCCCTGGAACCGATAAGGGTGTGAGTGACCCCGACGAGGCCGCTGAGATAGCTGACTCGATAGGCTACCCTGTCATCATAAAGGCGTCAGCAGGTGGCGGTGGAATAGGCATGAGGACCGTCTACGAGGAGGACGAACTCATAAGGGCCATGGAATCCACCCAGTCTGTGGCGGCATCAGCATTCGGGGACCCAACGGTGTATATAGAGAAGTACCTTGAAAAGCCCCGTCACATTGAATTCCAGGTGATGGCAGATGAACATGGAAACATCATACACCTTGCAGACAGGGAATGCTCAATACAGAGGCGGCACCAGAAACTGGTAGAGGAGGCGCCATCACCCATCATGACCCCAGAACTGAGGGAAAGAATGGGTTCCGCCGCAGTTAAGGCCGCCGAATATATAGGTTATGAGAACGCAGGTACTGTTGAGTTCCTCTATTCAAACGGGGACTTCTACTTCCTCGAGATGAACACCAGGATACAGGTTGAACACCCAATAACCGAGGTGATCACCGGCGTGGACCTTGTTAAGGAACAGATAAGGGTCGCCTCAGGGGAGGAACTCTCCTGCAGACAGGAGGACATAACAATAAGGGGCCATGCAATTGAGTGCAGGATAAACGCAGAGGACCCACTATCAGATTTCGCCCCAAACCCGGGTAAGATCACAGGTTACAGGTCCCCCGGTGGAATAGGTGTCAGGGTTGACAGCGGGGTTTACATGAACTATGAGATACCACCATTCTATGACTCCATGATATCCAAACTCATAGTATGGGGAATGGACCGTCAAGAGGCAATAAGCAGGATGCAACGTGCCCTCAGTGAGTACATTATACTGGGCGTCAGAACCACAATACCCTTCCACAAGGCAATAATGAAAAATGAGGCATTCCAGAGGGGGGAACTTCACACACACTTCGTGGATGAATACAGGCGGGGTATAGATGCTGAGATGCAGAAGATCGTCAAAGAGGACCATGAGATGGTTGAACGCCTCCACTCAACATTTCTACCATCAAAGAAGGTTGCAGCAATATCTGCAGCCATAGGAGCATACATGCACTCAAGAAGGGGGTGA
- a CDS encoding METTL5 family protein → MRRKRHLEMLLERIPPHPHPDPGLEQYLTPAHVAAEVLWVARSLGDIEGRTVADLGCGTGILGIGAALLGAERVYCVDVDKGALEVAEGAAEDLGLRNIHFIEADICDHGDLVKVTGGVDTVIQNPPFGSQERADRGADRVFMEAASAMGRVVYSFHMAGSEDFVRRYYEGLGGRVTHRMMAEFPIRRTYSFHRMEVFSVDVVIVRVVFG, encoded by the coding sequence ATGAGGAGAAAGAGACACCTTGAGATGCTTCTTGAGCGCATCCCTCCCCATCCCCACCCTGACCCTGGCCTTGAACAGTACCTCACCCCGGCACATGTGGCCGCGGAGGTCCTCTGGGTAGCCAGGTCCCTAGGGGATATTGAGGGAAGAACCGTCGCGGACCTTGGATGCGGTACGGGTATCCTGGGTATTGGGGCGGCGCTTCTTGGCGCAGAGAGGGTTTACTGTGTGGACGTTGATAAAGGGGCACTTGAAGTTGCAGAGGGTGCTGCAGAGGATCTGGGACTGAGAAACATCCACTTCATTGAGGCCGATATCTGTGATCATGGGGATCTGGTTAAGGTCACAGGTGGGGTTGATACTGTAATCCAGAACCCCCCCTTTGGTTCACAGGAAAGGGCTGATAGGGGCGCCGACAGAGTTTTCATGGAGGCGGCATCAGCCATGGGGAGGGTTGTGTACTCATTCCACATGGCAGGCTCTGAGGACTTTGTGAGGCGCTACTATGAGGGCCTGGGGGGTAGGGTGACCCACAGAATGATGGCTGAATTCCCGATACGTCGAACCTACAGTTTCCACAGAATGGAGGTCTTCAGTGTGGATGTTGTTATAGTGAGGGTTGTTTTTGGGTGA
- a CDS encoding putative RNA uridine N3 methyltransferase has product MNRVDLSIFIPDSLTAETMDLKIKTYKVGLIGRAAAIFGVKRIVIYHDDADGEARFIRDILKYMDTPQYLRRKVFPIMKEFKHVGILPPLRTPHHPTGKPVAGEYRQGLTVKRVKKGTLVDIGADKLALCREKLTVNRVMSFRVIRLGKEILIEPDEPEDRYWGYEVLSTEQGLSKSLKIVDADVVVATSRYASPITSILNEVKSKVEGASRVAILFGGPYKGLPEIEADVWVNTIPGQCTETVRTEEAVLATLSVFNMLTQIDEK; this is encoded by the coding sequence ATGAATAGAGTAGATTTGTCCATATTTATCCCGGATTCGCTGACGGCAGAGACAATGGATCTTAAAATAAAGACCTACAAGGTGGGTCTTATTGGAAGGGCTGCAGCGATATTTGGGGTTAAACGCATAGTGATCTATCACGATGATGCAGACGGAGAGGCAAGATTTATCAGGGATATCCTGAAGTATATGGATACCCCGCAGTACCTTCGCAGGAAGGTTTTCCCGATAATGAAGGAGTTTAAACATGTGGGTATACTCCCACCTCTGAGAACTCCTCATCACCCAACTGGAAAACCCGTGGCTGGAGAATACAGACAGGGATTAACAGTCAAAAGGGTAAAAAAAGGAACTCTTGTGGATATTGGCGCAGATAAACTTGCACTGTGCAGGGAAAAACTCACTGTAAATAGGGTAATGAGTTTCAGGGTTATCCGGCTGGGTAAGGAAATACTGATAGAGCCAGATGAACCAGAGGATAGATACTGGGGATATGAGGTTCTGAGCACCGAACAGGGCCTCTCAAAGAGCCTGAAAATAGTGGATGCCGATGTTGTGGTGGCAACATCAAGGTATGCTTCGCCCATTACTTCTATTCTGAATGAAGTAAAGTCAAAGGTGGAGGGCGCCTCCAGGGTGGCCATCCTGTTTGGAGGTCCTTACAAGGGATTACCAGAAATCGAGGCAGATGTGTGGGTTAACACCATTCCTGGACAGTGTACAGAAACTGTAAGGACCGAAGAGGCTGTTTTAGCTACTCTCTCAGTATTCAACATGCTAACTCAGATTGATGAAAAATGA
- the rpl3p gene encoding 50S ribosomal protein L3: protein MARHHQPRKGSVAFSPRKRAARETPRVKSWPQVDEPGLLALAGYKAGMTHVMMVDNQKNSPTEGMEVSTPVTILEVPPLTVMAVRAYEKTSRGLKTLGEVLATETKEDLRRKLTPPAEDYDQEAAIEKIRSNMEYVADVRVIVHTNPRLASVPKKKPEVFECGLGGKNPEEKFEYALGILGKDVRASEIFSEGAFVDAIAVTKGKGFQGPVKRWGIRIQYGKAARSSKGRHIGSLGPWTPSRTMWTVPQAGQMGYHRRTEYNKQILKIGDASEADQVNPRGGFVRYGLIRNDYVMVKGSVPGPTKRLVVLRKAIRAVGKQEEAPQITYISTSSKQGV, encoded by the coding sequence ATGGCTAGACATCATCAACCAAGAAAAGGATCAGTTGCATTCAGTCCAAGGAAAAGGGCGGCAAGGGAAACCCCCAGGGTCAAGTCATGGCCCCAGGTGGATGAACCGGGACTTCTTGCCCTGGCAGGTTACAAGGCAGGGATGACCCATGTAATGATGGTTGATAATCAGAAAAATTCCCCTACAGAGGGGATGGAGGTTTCAACTCCAGTCACAATACTTGAGGTCCCACCCCTAACCGTGATGGCTGTCAGGGCCTATGAAAAGACAAGCAGGGGCCTTAAGACCCTTGGAGAGGTCCTGGCCACCGAGACAAAGGAGGACCTCAGAAGGAAGCTCACCCCACCTGCAGAGGACTACGACCAGGAGGCTGCAATAGAAAAGATAAGGTCAAACATGGAATACGTTGCAGATGTCAGGGTTATTGTACACACAAACCCCAGACTTGCAAGCGTACCCAAAAAGAAACCTGAGGTCTTTGAGTGCGGCCTTGGAGGTAAGAACCCCGAGGAGAAATTCGAATACGCACTGGGAATCCTCGGCAAGGATGTGAGGGCATCAGAGATATTCTCCGAGGGGGCCTTCGTTGATGCCATAGCCGTCACTAAGGGTAAGGGATTCCAGGGTCCCGTTAAGAGATGGGGTATAAGGATACAGTACGGTAAGGCTGCGAGAAGCAGTAAGGGAAGACACATAGGGTCACTGGGTCCATGGACACCATCAAGGACCATGTGGACAGTCCCACAGGCAGGGCAGATGGGTTACCACAGGAGGACCGAGTACAACAAGCAGATACTCAAGATCGGTGACGCCAGCGAGGCAGACCAGGTAAACCCCCGCGGTGGATTCGTAAGGTATGGTCTTATCAGGAACGATTATGTAATGGTTAAAGGGTCAGTTCCAGGCCCAACAAAGAGGCTTGTGGTGCTCAGGAAGGCCATAAGGGCTGTGGGTAAACAGGAAGAGGCACCCCAGATAACCTACATCAGCACATCATCAAAACAAGGAGTATAA
- the rpl4p gene encoding 50S ribosomal protein L4 has product MKIKVYSLEGEAIDEMELPEIFNEEFRPDVIKRAVLSAQTARVQPWGPDPMAGKRTSAKSYGAGRGVAMVPRIKNGSRAAFVPQAVGGRRAHPPRPQKNYHERINRKERRLAIRSAIAATARRDLVEARGHRIENVPQVPLVVDDELSTIKRTADTREVFRKLGIMEDIVRAKEGKKIRAGKGKMRGRKYRTPKGPLIVVGEDKGIALGARNHPGVDVVTVENLNAELLAPGTHPGRLTVFTRSAIEKLEGLFQ; this is encoded by the coding sequence ATGAAGATCAAAGTTTATTCCCTAGAAGGTGAAGCTATAGATGAAATGGAACTTCCTGAAATTTTCAATGAGGAGTTCAGGCCCGATGTGATAAAAAGAGCTGTTCTATCAGCACAGACCGCAAGGGTACAGCCATGGGGTCCAGACCCAATGGCAGGTAAAAGGACCTCTGCCAAGTCCTATGGTGCCGGGCGCGGTGTTGCAATGGTTCCACGTATAAAGAATGGTTCAAGGGCAGCCTTCGTTCCCCAGGCAGTTGGCGGTAGAAGGGCACATCCACCGAGGCCACAGAAGAACTACCATGAAAGGATAAACAGAAAGGAAAGGAGGCTCGCAATAAGGTCCGCCATTGCAGCAACAGCCCGGAGGGACCTTGTGGAGGCAAGGGGTCACCGGATAGAGAATGTACCCCAGGTGCCCCTTGTGGTTGACGACGAACTCTCCACAATCAAAAGGACAGCGGATACAAGGGAAGTCTTCAGGAAACTTGGAATCATGGAAGACATTGTGAGGGCAAAGGAAGGCAAAAAGATAAGAGCTGGAAAGGGAAAGATGAGGGGGAGGAAGTACAGGACACCCAAAGGTCCGCTCATAGTTGTGGGCGAGGATAAAGGTATTGCGCTGGGTGCAAGAAACCACCCTGGTGTGGATGTTGTTACAGTGGAAAACCTAAACGCGGAACTCCTCGCACCTGGAACCCACCCGGGAAGACTGACCGTCTTTACAAGATCAGCAATAGAAAAACTTGAGGGACTCTTCCAGTAA
- a CDS encoding 50S ribosomal protein L23: protein MDPYAVIMKPHVTEKSMNLIDQNNELAFVVMRKSTKKDVRRAFEELFAVKVERVNTQVTPRGQKIAYIKLAKEHSAEDIAVKLGVF from the coding sequence ATGGATCCATATGCTGTTATCATGAAACCACATGTCACAGAAAAGAGCATGAACCTTATAGACCAGAACAACGAGCTGGCATTTGTGGTTATGAGAAAAAGCACAAAGAAGGATGTTAGAAGGGCATTCGAGGAACTCTTTGCAGTTAAGGTTGAAAGGGTTAACACCCAGGTAACCCCAAGGGGCCAGAAGATTGCCTACATAAAACTGGCAAAGGAACACAGTGCAGAGGATATAGCTGTTAAACTGGGAGTATTCTAG
- a CDS encoding 50S ribosomal protein L2: protein MGKRLISQRRGRGTPTYRSASHRFKGKIKYRAYDSLESDGCLRGKVVDIMHDPGRTAPVALVKFENGEKNLILAPESLMLDEEIECGAKAKVKPGNSLPLSEIPEGTPIYNIENRPGDGGKLVRSSGTYASLITHDADKAVVELPSGELKALNPQCRATVGVVAGGGRREKPFLKAGKKYHALRAKGKKSVKVRGVAMNAVDHPHGGGNRQHPGRPTTVSRHAPPGRKVGSIAARRTGKRR, encoded by the coding sequence ATGGGAAAAAGGTTAATATCACAGAGGAGAGGAAGGGGAACTCCCACTTACAGAAGTGCGTCCCACCGTTTCAAGGGCAAAATAAAATACCGTGCATACGACTCCCTTGAAAGTGACGGATGTCTCAGGGGAAAGGTCGTTGACATAATGCACGACCCTGGAAGGACAGCCCCTGTGGCCCTCGTGAAATTTGAAAACGGTGAAAAGAACCTCATCCTCGCACCTGAGTCTTTAATGCTTGACGAAGAGATCGAGTGCGGGGCAAAGGCAAAGGTCAAACCCGGAAACTCACTCCCACTCAGTGAAATCCCAGAGGGGACACCCATATACAATATTGAAAACAGACCCGGAGACGGGGGCAAACTGGTGAGGTCCTCCGGTACCTATGCTTCTCTGATCACCCATGATGCTGACAAGGCGGTTGTTGAACTCCCATCAGGTGAACTCAAGGCACTCAACCCACAGTGCCGGGCAACCGTTGGTGTCGTTGCTGGAGGAGGAAGAAGGGAGAAACCATTCCTCAAGGCAGGTAAGAAGTACCATGCCCTCAGGGCCAAGGGTAAGAAGTCAGTTAAAGTTAGGGGTGTTGCAATGAATGCAGTCGACCACCCACATGGTGGTGGAAACAGACAGCACCCAGGCAGACCAACAACTGTCTCAAGGCATGCTCCTCCAGGAAGGAAGGTTGGTTCAATAGCCGCCAGAAGAACAGGGAAAAGGAGATAA
- the rpsS gene encoding 30S ribosomal protein S19 has translation MARKEFRYRGYTLEELQKMPLDDVIKLFPSRQRRSLKRGFLPRQKKVLEKIRKIKKEGKTEGKPPVIRTHCRDMIVLPEMVGMTFGIHNGNEFVEVTIQPEMIGCYFGEFAPTRKKVEHGDPGMGATRSSMFVPLK, from the coding sequence TTGGCACGTAAAGAATTTAGGTATCGCGGCTACACCTTGGAAGAACTGCAGAAGATGCCACTTGACGATGTAATCAAGTTGTTCCCATCAAGGCAGAGAAGATCCCTCAAGAGGGGATTCCTACCAAGGCAGAAGAAGGTACTTGAGAAGATAAGAAAGATAAAAAAAGAGGGAAAGACTGAGGGAAAACCACCGGTAATCAGGACACACTGCAGGGACATGATAGTGCTGCCTGAGATGGTTGGGATGACCTTCGGCATCCACAACGGAAACGAATTTGTGGAGGTCACAATCCAGCCAGAAATGATCGGCTGCTACTTCGGTGAATTTGCACCTACAAGGAAGAAGGTTGAGCACGGAGATCCCGGTATGGGAGCTACAAGATCCTCAATGTTCGTGCCTCTTAAATAA
- the rplV gene encoding 50S ribosomal protein L22: MAKVKYAYKEEDRSKTARASGTHLKISPKHAVEICREIRGMELEKAKRYLKEVSRMERPVAFKRYNRKVAHRRGLNGWASGRYPVKAASQILKVLENAEANAEYKGLDTEKLRIIHISSHRGPVIRGWIPRAFGRATPFNTPTTHVQIVLGEA; this comes from the coding sequence ATGGCTAAGGTTAAATACGCTTATAAAGAGGAAGATAGGTCAAAAACAGCTAGGGCTTCAGGGACTCACCTCAAAATTTCACCAAAGCACGCTGTGGAGATATGCAGGGAGATCAGGGGAATGGAACTGGAGAAGGCCAAAAGATACCTTAAAGAGGTTAGCAGGATGGAGAGGCCGGTGGCATTCAAGAGATACAACCGGAAGGTCGCTCACAGGAGAGGCCTCAATGGATGGGCCAGCGGCCGTTACCCTGTGAAGGCAGCAAGTCAGATACTGAAGGTACTTGAAAATGCCGAGGCCAATGCAGAGTACAAGGGACTCGACACCGAGAAACTCAGGATAATCCACATATCCAGTCACCGAGGTCCAGTTATAAGGGGCTGGATTCCCAGGGCCTTTGGAAGGGCTACACCATTCAACACACCAACAACACACGTTCAGATAGTTCTGGGGGAGGCATAA
- a CDS encoding 30S ribosomal protein S3, which translates to MIEKDFVIEGLRRTRIDEYLEKELERAGYGGMDVQVTPMGTMVVVYAERPGMVIGRGGKTVRAITQKLKTKFNLENPQVEVKEVDVPELNPRIMAHKIAAMLQRGMHFRRVAYTTMRRIMAAGAQGVEVTISGKIRGARSATAKFTDGYIKKCGEPSTKYVKEGFATVQLKPGVLGVYVRIMPPEVVLPDKVEIEAPKITETPSEEAEEQVEAVEEIEDLEEIEDLEEIEEIEDLEEIEDLEEGLEAAEEAGKEDTDGEESEK; encoded by the coding sequence TTGATAGAGAAAGATTTTGTCATTGAAGGGCTCAGAAGGACGAGGATAGACGAATACCTTGAAAAGGAACTTGAAAGGGCAGGCTACGGTGGCATGGACGTTCAGGTCACACCTATGGGTACAATGGTTGTCGTCTACGCTGAAAGGCCAGGTATGGTAATTGGACGTGGCGGTAAGACGGTGAGGGCCATTACCCAGAAACTCAAAACCAAGTTCAACCTTGAAAACCCCCAGGTTGAGGTCAAGGAGGTCGATGTGCCTGAACTCAACCCCCGCATAATGGCCCACAAAATAGCTGCAATGCTACAGAGGGGAATGCACTTCAGAAGGGTTGCATACACCACCATGAGGAGGATCATGGCTGCAGGTGCCCAGGGTGTTGAAGTTACCATCTCAGGTAAGATAAGGGGTGCCCGTTCAGCCACAGCCAAATTCACAGACGGTTACATAAAGAAGTGCGGTGAACCCTCAACCAAATACGTTAAGGAAGGCTTCGCAACAGTGCAGCTCAAGCCAGGTGTTCTTGGAGTGTACGTCCGCATAATGCCTCCCGAGGTTGTACTTCCAGACAAGGTTGAAATAGAGGCTCCTAAAATAACTGAAACTCCCTCAGAAGAAGCTGAAGAACAGGTTGAAGCCGTGGAGGAGATCGAGGATCTTGAAGAGATTGAGGATCTCGAGGAAATAGAAGAGATCGAGGATCTTGAAGAGATTGAGGATCTCGAGGAAGGCCTTGAAGCAGCGGAAGAAGCGGGAAAAGAGGACACAGATGGTGAAGAATCTGAAAAGTAA
- the rpmC gene encoding 50S ribosomal protein L29: MAILRSEEIREMDREELQKKLDELKAEYARYVSKSAAAGIHENPGKMREIRRTIARVLTIMNEK; this comes from the coding sequence ATGGCGATACTTAGGAGCGAAGAGATAAGGGAAATGGATAGGGAGGAACTCCAGAAGAAGCTGGATGAGCTCAAGGCAGAATACGCCAGATATGTTTCCAAGAGCGCTGCTGCCGGGATCCATGAAAATCCCGGAAAGATGAGAGAAATCCGAAGAACAATAGCCCGTGTTCTCACCATCATGAATGAAAAATAG
- the yciH gene encoding stress response translation initiation inhibitor YciH, with the protein MKICDVCGLPEELCVCEEIAREVQTLKVYTVRRRFGKVMTIIEGIDEHDIDIKELTKILKAKCACGGTAKKGQIELQGDHKKKVKEVLADMGFSSDTIEIR; encoded by the coding sequence ATGAAAATCTGCGATGTTTGCGGTCTTCCGGAGGAACTTTGCGTCTGCGAGGAAATAGCACGCGAAGTTCAGACATTAAAGGTATACACAGTGAGGCGAAGATTTGGTAAAGTGATGACCATCATAGAGGGCATCGATGAACACGATATAGACATAAAGGAGCTCACAAAGATACTGAAGGCAAAATGTGCCTGTGGAGGTACTGCCAAGAAAGGCCAGATAGAACTTCAGGGGGACCATAAGAAGAAGGTCAAGGAAGTTCTAGCGGATATGGGCTTTTCATCAGACACAATAGAGATAAGGTAG
- the rnp1 gene encoding ribonuclease P protein component 1, translated as MITPHNIFRHELIGLSVRIARSVHRDIQGLAGRVVDETRNTLKIELEDGREVMIPKEIAVFHFRTPEGEVVEIDGGALIARPEERIKKKFRKP; from the coding sequence TTGATAACCCCCCATAACATTTTCAGACATGAGCTTATTGGCCTTTCTGTGAGAATAGCCAGGAGTGTTCACAGGGACATTCAGGGGTTAGCGGGAAGAGTCGTGGATGAAACCAGGAACACCCTTAAAATTGAACTGGAGGATGGCAGGGAAGTAATGATCCCAAAGGAAATAGCCGTCTTCCATTTCAGAACACCAGAGGGTGAAGTGGTTGAGATTGATGGTGGAGCTCTGATAGCTCGTCCTGAGGAGAGAATAAAGAAGAAATTTAGAAAACCATAG
- a CDS encoding 30S ribosomal protein S17, which produces MVGIDVPEPKSKCSDPNCPFHGNLPLRGQILEGTVVSDKAERTVTVERSFYKFIRKYERYEKRKSKIKAHKPDCIDVRVGDTVKIAECRPLSKTKNFVVVEVKGED; this is translated from the coding sequence ATGGTCGGCATTGATGTTCCAGAACCTAAATCTAAATGTAGTGATCCTAACTGTCCTTTCCACGGGAACCTCCCATTGAGGGGTCAGATACTGGAAGGAACTGTCGTCAGTGACAAGGCAGAAAGGACAGTAACCGTTGAAAGGAGTTTCTACAAATTTATACGCAAATATGAGAGATACGAAAAGAGAAAATCCAAGATAAAGGCTCACAAACCTGACTGCATAGATGTCAGGGTAGGGGACACAGTGAAAATTGCTGAATGCAGACCCCTCAGCAAGACTAAGAACTTTGTAGTTGTCGAGGTGAAGGGGGAAGACTAA
- a CDS encoding 50S ribosomal protein L14, with the protein MKAIASKVTRALPVGARLQCVDNTGAREVEIISVRGYKGVRRRLAAAGVGDMVVVSVKKGTVDMRREVLNAVVVRQKKEYRRPDGLRVKFEDNAAVIVSPEGVLKGSEIRGPVAKEAADRWPSVGSAASIIV; encoded by the coding sequence ATGAAAGCAATAGCATCCAAGGTTACAAGGGCTTTACCTGTAGGGGCCAGACTCCAGTGTGTTGACAACACAGGCGCAAGGGAAGTTGAGATAATCTCTGTCAGAGGATACAAGGGTGTTCGAAGGAGACTCGCAGCAGCCGGTGTTGGCGACATGGTAGTGGTCTCTGTGAAGAAGGGAACAGTTGACATGAGGAGGGAAGTCCTCAACGCTGTTGTTGTGAGACAGAAAAAGGAATACAGAAGACCTGACGGATTGAGGGTGAAATTCGAGGACAACGCTGCAGTTATAGTGAGCCCAGAGGGAGTCCTCAAGGGTTCAGAGATAAGGGGTCCTGTTGCAAAGGAAGCAGCTGACAGGTGGCCCAGCGTGGGAAGTGCAGCCAGCATAATAGTATAA
- the rplX gene encoding 50S ribosomal protein L24, whose protein sequence is MSKQPRKQRKYIYEAPLHVRRKMMSAPLSRELREEYGRRSLPVRKGDKVEVLRGDFKGHEGKVEKVDLKRYRVYVEGATIQKVDGTSVYFPIHPSNLRIIDLNLDDEKRMKILERKG, encoded by the coding sequence ATGTCAAAACAACCCAGAAAGCAGAGGAAATACATTTATGAAGCACCATTACACGTTCGTCGCAAAATGATGAGCGCACCTCTAAGCAGGGAACTCAGGGAGGAGTACGGTAGAAGGTCCCTCCCAGTGAGAAAGGGAGATAAGGTTGAAGTTCTCCGCGGGGACTTCAAGGGACACGAGGGTAAGGTGGAGAAGGTGGACCTCAAAAGGTACAGGGTCTACGTTGAGGGCGCCACAATACAGAAGGTGGATGGAACCTCAGTTTACTTTCCAATACACCCCTCAAACCTCAGAATAATTGACCTAAACCTTGACGATGAGAAGAGAATGAAAATATTAGAACGGAAGGGATAA